Proteins co-encoded in one Prunus persica cultivar Lovell chromosome G6, Prunus_persica_NCBIv2, whole genome shotgun sequence genomic window:
- the LOC109950000 gene encoding uncharacterized protein LOC109950000 — MNRDWIHNKNRLSNQYRAGIQSFMEVASQHVDEKNETPCPCMKCQNMNCHSLPVVQAHLWQYGMSVVYHTWIYHREQFEITRQASPLATAQEAPRLDDYTHNILNEAFTPDLGVVDDTLGDNEDVGDDTDIHRVEMDKYEKLIAESQRQLFPSSNASVLTAMVQFMHTKVLHHWSNKSFDQMLQILSAICPQPHSIPPSFYAANKMLKDLGLGHEKIDACIYDCALFYKEHKSKDKCPVCDEPRYKPSTSKKKTMVPQKVLRYIPLKPRLQRLFMSEHTSGHMRWHKNKRVDDEGVMRHPADSIAWKEFDKMYPEFAEEPRNIRLGLATDGFNPFGNMSTSYSMWPVMAQIKAPGKELDVYLRPLIDELKELWEQGIETYDKFTDTRFNMRAPVIWTINDFPAYGNLSGWSTKGYKACPVCLEDTTSTKLRNKICYMGHRRYLKKNHPWRKDSENFDGTIEMRDPPREFSGDDILLQFNHLVHRKLGKHPDNLDRKRKRTPIELNWTNKSIFFELEYWSKLKIRHNLDVMHIEKNICDNIVGTLLSIEGKTKDTPNARLDLKDMNIRRNLHLDKDENGKIKKYAAEYTLEPADRRAFCEFLKSIKFPDGYAANISRNVKDEKISDLDRLEVDIVVILCKLEKIFPPAFFDVMVHLAFHLPREAKLGGPVGYRWMYPIERMLGKLKGDVRNRARPEGSIVEGYIANEALTFCSMYFRNVETVFSRPERNDDGGEANAKLSVFSQNARPFNGYKFLQLSEGEMEPIYWYILDNCEEIEPFRNEHRQILERESLFNIEHRHRQSFPQWFKHHVKALYSEESTLVTKEVYALSYGPDERDSHMAIMLSFLSVRLVHDYHLTSVNSMNLWYKDDPYVLAKQAQKIFFLDDPSLGHGWKVIQKIPHRHVWDVLENEVAHEAETLYNDGVDQTAHISVRHAPEDNVLLSPSLRREYVEPEIVVEDINFEHVPTDMEDEDFIDDDDIEEIHSSDDEGSVHSDDYSDLD, encoded by the exons ATGAACAGGGATTGGATACACAATAAAAACAGGTTGAGTAATCAATATCGTGCTGGAATTCAGTCATTTATGGAAGTTGCAAGCCAACATGTGGATGAGAAGAATGAGACTCCATGTCCATGTATGAAGTGCCAGAATATGAATTGCCATTCTCTTCCGGTTGTCCAAGCACATTTATGGCAGTATGGGATGTCAGTGGTGTATCACACATGGATATACCATAGGGAACAATTTGAGATAACAAGACAAGCTTCACCTCTTGCAACTGCTCAAGAGGCACCTCGTCTTGATGATTATACGCATAATATTTTGAATGAAGCATTCACACCAGACTTGGGAGTTGTAGATGATACATTGGGGGACAATGAAGATGTGGGGGATGATACCGATATACATAGGGTTGAGATGGATAAGTATGAGAAGTTGATTGCTGAATCTCAAAGACAATTGTTTCCCAGTAGCAATGCATCAGTTTTGACAGCAATGGTACAATTCATGCATACGAAGGTACTTCATCATTGGAGCAACAAGTCATTTGATCAAATGTTACAAATACTCAGTGCTATTTGTCCACAGCCTCATAGCATTCCTCCATCATTCTATGCCGCTAATAAGATGTTGAAAGATTTGGGTTTGGGGCATGAAAAAATTGATGCATGTATTTACGACTGTGCTTTGTTTTACAAAGAGCATAAAAGTAAAGATAAATGTCCAGTGTGTGATGAGCCTAGGTATAAACCTAGTActagtaaaaagaaaacaatggtGCCCCAAAAAGTGTTGCGATATATTCCTCTAAAGCCGAGATTACAGAGGTTGTTTATGTCTGAACATACATCAGGTCACATGAGGTGGCATAAGAATAAACGAGTTGATGATGAAGGTGTTATGAGGCATCCAGCAGATTCTATTGCTTGGAAAGAGTTTGATAAGATGTACCCTGAGTTTGCCGAAGAGCCACGAAATATAAGGTTAGGCCTTGCAACAGATGGGTTTAACCCATTCGGGAATATGAGCACATCTTATAGTATGTGGCCAGTGATG GCCCAAATTAAGGCACCAGGCAAGGAGTTGGATGTGTATTTGCGTCCTTTAATTGATGAGCTAAAAGAGTTGTGGGAACAAGGTATTGAAACTTATGATAAGTTTACTGATACAAGGTTTAACATGAGGGCACCTGTAATATGGACAATCAATGACTTTCCCGCTTATGGGAATTTATCCGGTTGGAGTACAAAAGGTTACAAGGCATGTCCCGTATGTCTTGAGGATACAACATCTACCAAGCtgagaaataaaatttgttataTGGGGCACCGTCGCTACTTGAAAAAGAATCACCCTTGGCGTAAGgattctgaaaattttgatggaaCTATTGAGATGAGGGATCCCCCAAGAGAATTCTCTGGTGATGACATATTACTTCAGTTTAATCACCTTGTGCATCGTAAACTTGGTAAACATCCTGATAATTTGGACAGAAAGAGAAAGCGGACACCTATAGAGTTAAATTGGACAAATAAGAGTATTTTTTTCGAATTGGAGTATTGGTCCAAGTTGAAAATAAGACATAACTTGGACGTAATGCATATTGAGAAGAATATATGTGACAACATTGTTGGAACGTTGTTGAGTatagaaggaaaaacaaaagacacaCCCAATGCTCGTTTGGATTTGAAAGacatgaatatacgaagaaATCTGCATTTAGATAAAGATGAAAATGGCAAGATAAAGAAGTATGCTGCAGAATATACATTAGAACCGGCTGATCGTCGagcattttgtgaatttttgaaatctataaaatttccGGATGGTTATGCTGCTAATATATCACGAAATGTCAAAGATGAGAAGATCTCAG ATTTGGACAGATTGGAGGTTGACATTGTGGTCATTTTATGCAAACTTGAGAAAATATTTCCACCCGCCTTTTTTGATGTCATGGTTCATTTGGCCTTTCATTTACCACGTGAGGCCAAGCTTGGGGGACCTGTAGGATATCGTTGGATGTACCCGATAGAGAG GATGCTAGGAAAGTTAAAGGGCGATGTACGTAATAGAGCTAGACCAGAAGGTTCAATTGTTGAGGGATACATTGCAAATGAAGCATTAACTTTTTGTTCAATGTATTTTCGTAATGTGGAGACTGTTTTCTCTCGTCCTGAACGAAATGATGATGGTGGCGAAGCCAATGCTAAGCTCTCAGTATTTTCTCAAAATGCACGGCCCTTTAATGGCTATAAATTTCTTCAATTGTCTGAAGGAGAAATGGAACCAATTTATTGGTATATCTTGGACAATTGCGAGGAAATTGAACCATTTAGAAA tgaGCATCGTCAAATATTAGAGCGTGAAAGCTTATTTAACATAGAACATAGACATAGGCAGTCGTTTCCCCAATGGTTCAAGCACCATGTCAAAGCTTTGTATAGTGAGGAATCAACATTGGTGACTAAAGAAGTGTATGCATTATCATATGGTCCTGATGAAAGA GATTCACATATGGCTATCATGTTATCCTTTTTAAGTGTGAGGCTTGTTCATGATTACCATCTCACGTCAGTGAACTCAATGAATTTATGGTACAAAGATGATCCTTATGTGCTAGCAAAACAAGCACAGAAAATCTTTTTCCTTGATGACCCATCCTTGGGTCATGGTTGGAAGGTAATTCAAAAAATTCCACATAGACATGTGTGGGATGTTCTTGAGAATGAGGTGGCTCACGAGGCAGAAACACTCTACAACGATGGTGTGGACCAAACTGCACATATTAGTGTCAGACATGCACCAGAAGATAATGTTCTACTCAGTCCATCACTTCGTAGAGAGTATGTTGAACCTGAAATTGTTGTCGAAGATATTAATTTTGAACATGTCCCAACTGATATGGAGGATGAAGATtttattgatgatgatgatattgaagaAATACATTCGAGTGATGATGAAGGCAGTGTTCACAGTGATGATTATAGTGATTTGGATTGA
- the LOC18772697 gene encoding late embryogenesis abundant protein 1: MASHRQSYRAGEAKGQTQEKTSQMMGSLDEKAQAVKDKTYETAQAAKERTRGAAQSTKDKIQGKEEVAKDKADVAKGKVWQSKEVTKQKASEEAGKAQDTAEAGKDKSGGFLQQTGESVKNMAQSAADAVKSTFGMAKDEDEDTPYYRKDRD; the protein is encoded by the exons ATGGCATCTCATAGGCAGAGCTACAGGGCTGGTGAAGCCAAGGGCCAAACTCAG gAAAAGACAAGCCAGATGATGGGCTCACTAGACGAGAAAGCCCAGGCAGTGAAGGACAAGACCTACGAGACGGCCCAGGCAGCCAAAGAGAGAACAAGGGGTGCAGCGCAATCAACCAAAGACAAGATCCAAGGGAAGGAAGAAGTTGCCAAGGATAAAGCAGATGTTGCAAAGGGTAAGGTCTGGCAGAGCAAGGAGGTGACCAAGCAGAAGGCCTCGGAAGAGGCCGGAAAAGCCCAAGATACGGCGGAGGCCGGGAAGGACAAGTCTGGGGGGTTCCTCCAGCAGACTGGAGAGAGTGTGAAGAACATGGCACAGAGTGCTGCTGATGCTGTCAAAAGTACCTTTGGCATGGCCaaggatgaagatgaagacaCTCCTTATTATAGGAAGGACAGGGACTAG
- the LOC18773172 gene encoding WD repeat-containing protein 43 has product MKSKKGSKKRAAAPDPDLPTVKDIVELGNGEAADGVLVEDDLNELTMGEKLESLNLLDNDGPKSQDKEDSSLNAKPPSADSVHILLKQALHAEDRALLLDCLYTQDEKVIAKSISLLNPSGVLKLLQSLISIIQSRGAILACALPWLRSLLLQHASGIVSQESSLSALNSLYQLIESRVSTFQSSLQLSSVLDLLYTGVLDDVDETGTTIPVVYEDNDESDEEESEDAMDTDQDDEDEEESDAALDGVSDFEGIENISD; this is encoded by the exons ATGAAGAGTAAAAAGGGAAGTAAGAAGCGTGCAGCAGCACCGGATCCAGATCTTCCAACTGTTAAAGACATCGTTGAACTTG GTAATGGAGAGGCTGCAGACGGAGTCCTTGTTGAGGATGATTTGAATGAACTAACCATgggagaaaaacttgaaagtttAAATTTATTAGATAATGATGGACCAAAGAGCCAAGATAAAGAAGACTCTTCTCTCAATGCAAAGCCTCCAAGTGCAGACTCTGTTCATATTTTACTTAAACAAGCACTACATGCCGAAGACCGTGCCCTTCTATTAGATTGCTTATACACCCAAGATGAGAAG GTCATTGCAAAGTCTATCTCACTATTGAATCCATCTGGTGTTTTGAAGCTCTTACAATCTCTCATTTCTATTATTCAGTCGAG GGGTGCAATTTTGGCATGTGCACTTCCATGGTTGAGAAGTCTACTTCTTCAACATGCAAGTGGTATAGTGTCCCAAGAATCTTCTTTAAGTGCTTTGAACTCCTTGTATCAG CTCATTGAGTCCAGAGTTTCCACTTTTCAGTCATCTCTTCAACTATCAAGTGTCTTAGACTTACTTTATACAGGG GTACTTGATGATGTGGATGAGACAGGCACCACAATTCCTGTTGTTTATGAGGACAATGATGAGAGTGATGAAGAGGAATCTGAGGATGCCATGGACACCGATCAAgacgatgaagatgaagaggaaTCAGATGCAGCACTTGATGGTGTTAGTGATTTTGAAGGAATTGAGAACATAAGTGATTGA
- the LOC18774578 gene encoding formate--tetrahydrofolate ligase isoform X1 — protein MFLKTPPLHFIIFNESTDTSAKRNQIKEITPRKNEAKRFDIFFSEPKMSSSSSLKTVRQLQVASPVPADIDIANSVEPFHISEIAKDLNLSPKHYDLYGKYKAKVLLSVIDELKGSDDGYYVVVGGITPTPLGEGKSTTTVGLCQALGAFQDKKVVTCLRQPSQGPTFGIKGGAAGGGYSQVIPMDEFNLHLTGDIHAITAANNLLAAAIDTRIFHEATQSDKALMNRLCPPNKEGKRSFNDIMFRRLTKLGISKTSPEDLTPEEVKKFARLDIDPDSITWRRVMDINDRFLRKITIGQGPDEKGMVRETAFDISVASEIMAVLALTTSLADMRERLGKMVIGNSKAGDPVTADDLGVGGALTVLMKDAINPTLMQTLEGTPVLVHAGPFANIAHGNSSIVADKIALKLVGPGGFVVTEAGFGADIGTEKFMNIKCRYSGLTPQCAIIVATIRALKMHGGGPDVVAGKPLNNAYVTENVALVEAGCINLAKHISNTKAYGVNVVVAVNKFSTDSEAELNAVRNSALAAGAYDAVICTHHAHGGKGAVDLGIAVQRACENVTQPLKFLYPLDFSIKEKIEAIARSYGASGVEYSEQAEKQIEMYSKQGFSGLPICMAKTQYSFSHNASEKGAPTGFVLPIRDVRASIGAGFIYPLVGTMSTMPGLPTRPCFYDIDLDTTTGRVIGLS, from the exons ATGTTCCTCAAAACTCCACCTCTCcacttcatcatcttcaacGAGTCAACCGATACCAGCGCCAAGAGAAACCAAATAAAAGAGATCACACCCAGAAAAAACGAAGCCAAAAGATTTGACATCTTCTTCTCGGAGCCCAAAATGAGTTCTTCGTCCTCGTTAAAGACGGTGAGGCAGCTGCAGGTGGCGTCTCCGGTCCCAGCAGACATAGACATTGCCAATTCTGTCGAGCCTTTCCACATCTCTGAGATTGCCAAGGACCTCAATCTCAGTCCCAAGCACTATGATCTTTATggaaaatacaaggccaag GTTCTTTTGTCTGTGATTGATGAGCTGAAAGGATCTGATGATGGGTATTATGTTGTGGTTGGAGGAATTACACCTACCCCTCTCGGAGAAGGCAAGTCTACCACTACTGTTGGACTCTGTCAAGCTTTGGGTGCTTTTCAGGATAAGAAG gttgttacTTGCCTTCGTCAACCATCACAAGGACCAACTTTTGGAATTAAAGGGGGTGCAGCAGGTGGTGGTTACAGTCAAGTGATCCCAATGGATGAGTTTAATCTTCACCTAACAGGAGATATTCATGCAATTACAGCTGCAAACAATCTTCTGGCTGCTGCCATTGATACTCGGATTTTCCATGAGGCAACCCAATCAGATAAGGCGCTAATGAACCGGTTATGCCCACCAAACAAAGAAGGGAAACGGAGCTTTAATGACATCATGTTTAGACGTCTGACGAAGCTTGGCATCTCCAAGACCAGTCCTGAGGATCTTACCCCAGAAGAAGTTAAGAAATTTGCTAGGCTTGATATTGACCCAGATTCTATCACATGGAGAAGAGTAATGGACATAAATGACCGGTTCTTGAGGAAGATTACAATCGGCCAAGGCCCTGATGAGAAAGGGATGGTGAGAGAAACAGCATTTGATATTTCAGTTGCCAGTGAAATAATGGCAGTTTTGGCCCTTACAACATCTCTAGCAGATATGAGGGAGAGGCTTGGGAAAATGGTGATTGGAAACAGCAAGGCTGGTGACCCTGTAACTGCTGATGATCTTGGCGTAGGAGGTGCATTAACTGTTTTGATGAAGGATGCTATTAACCCTACATTAATGCAGACTCTTGAGGGGACCCCGGTTCTTGTTCATGCTGGTCCTTTTGCAAACATCGCGCATGGGAATTCCTCTATTGTGGCTGATAAGATTGCACTGAAACTGGTGGGACCAGGTGGGTTTGTAGTCACAGAAGCTGGTTTTGGTGCTGATATTGGTACTGAGAAGTTCATGAATATAAAATGCCGGTATAGTGGTTTAACACCACAGTGTGCAATTATAGTTGCAACCATAAGGGCATTGAAAATGCATGGTGGTGGGCCGGATGTTGTTGCTGGGAAGCCTCTTAACAATGCCTATGTAACTGAGAATGTGGCTTTGGTTGAGGCAGGCTGTATAAATTTGGCCAAGCATATTTCGAACACTAAAGCCTATGGTGTgaatgttgttgttgctgtgaACAAGTTCTCGACTGACAGTGAAGCAGAACTAAATGCAGTTAGAAATTCAGCATTGGCTGCTGGGGCATATGATGCAGTTATTTGTACTCACCATGCCCATGGTGGAAAAGGAGCG GTAGATCTAGGGATTGCAGTCCAAAGAGCCTGTGAGAATGTTACACAACCATTGAAGTTTCTGTATCCTTTGGATTTTAGTATTAAAGAGAAGATAGAGGCAATAGCCAGGTCATATGGTGCAAGCGGTGTTGAATACTCAGAGCAG GCTGAAAAACAGATTGAGATGTACAGCAAGCAGGGGTTTTCTGGTCTGCCAATATGCATGGCAAAAACCCAGTATTCATTCTCACATAATGCTTCTGAGAAAGGAGCCCCCACCGGATTTGTCTTACCAATAAGGGATGTAAGGGCTAGCATTGGAGCCGGATTTATATATCCTTTGGTGGGAACAATGAGTACAATGCCGGGTCTTCCGACTCGTCCTTGCTTCTATGACATTGATCTTGACACCACCACCGGAAGGGTCATTGGTCTTTCTTGA
- the LOC18774578 gene encoding formate--tetrahydrofolate ligase isoform X2, with the protein MKDLKTKQVLPKVVTCLRQPSQGPTFGIKGGAAGGGYSQVIPMDEFNLHLTGDIHAITAANNLLAAAIDTRIFHEATQSDKALMNRLCPPNKEGKRSFNDIMFRRLTKLGISKTSPEDLTPEEVKKFARLDIDPDSITWRRVMDINDRFLRKITIGQGPDEKGMVRETAFDISVASEIMAVLALTTSLADMRERLGKMVIGNSKAGDPVTADDLGVGGALTVLMKDAINPTLMQTLEGTPVLVHAGPFANIAHGNSSIVADKIALKLVGPGGFVVTEAGFGADIGTEKFMNIKCRYSGLTPQCAIIVATIRALKMHGGGPDVVAGKPLNNAYVTENVALVEAGCINLAKHISNTKAYGVNVVVAVNKFSTDSEAELNAVRNSALAAGAYDAVICTHHAHGGKGAVDLGIAVQRACENVTQPLKFLYPLDFSIKEKIEAIARSYGASGVEYSEQAEKQIEMYSKQGFSGLPICMAKTQYSFSHNASEKGAPTGFVLPIRDVRASIGAGFIYPLVGTMSTMPGLPTRPCFYDIDLDTTTGRVIGLS; encoded by the exons ATGAAAGACTTAAAAACAAAGCAGGTCCTGCCAAAG gttgttacTTGCCTTCGTCAACCATCACAAGGACCAACTTTTGGAATTAAAGGGGGTGCAGCAGGTGGTGGTTACAGTCAAGTGATCCCAATGGATGAGTTTAATCTTCACCTAACAGGAGATATTCATGCAATTACAGCTGCAAACAATCTTCTGGCTGCTGCCATTGATACTCGGATTTTCCATGAGGCAACCCAATCAGATAAGGCGCTAATGAACCGGTTATGCCCACCAAACAAAGAAGGGAAACGGAGCTTTAATGACATCATGTTTAGACGTCTGACGAAGCTTGGCATCTCCAAGACCAGTCCTGAGGATCTTACCCCAGAAGAAGTTAAGAAATTTGCTAGGCTTGATATTGACCCAGATTCTATCACATGGAGAAGAGTAATGGACATAAATGACCGGTTCTTGAGGAAGATTACAATCGGCCAAGGCCCTGATGAGAAAGGGATGGTGAGAGAAACAGCATTTGATATTTCAGTTGCCAGTGAAATAATGGCAGTTTTGGCCCTTACAACATCTCTAGCAGATATGAGGGAGAGGCTTGGGAAAATGGTGATTGGAAACAGCAAGGCTGGTGACCCTGTAACTGCTGATGATCTTGGCGTAGGAGGTGCATTAACTGTTTTGATGAAGGATGCTATTAACCCTACATTAATGCAGACTCTTGAGGGGACCCCGGTTCTTGTTCATGCTGGTCCTTTTGCAAACATCGCGCATGGGAATTCCTCTATTGTGGCTGATAAGATTGCACTGAAACTGGTGGGACCAGGTGGGTTTGTAGTCACAGAAGCTGGTTTTGGTGCTGATATTGGTACTGAGAAGTTCATGAATATAAAATGCCGGTATAGTGGTTTAACACCACAGTGTGCAATTATAGTTGCAACCATAAGGGCATTGAAAATGCATGGTGGTGGGCCGGATGTTGTTGCTGGGAAGCCTCTTAACAATGCCTATGTAACTGAGAATGTGGCTTTGGTTGAGGCAGGCTGTATAAATTTGGCCAAGCATATTTCGAACACTAAAGCCTATGGTGTgaatgttgttgttgctgtgaACAAGTTCTCGACTGACAGTGAAGCAGAACTAAATGCAGTTAGAAATTCAGCATTGGCTGCTGGGGCATATGATGCAGTTATTTGTACTCACCATGCCCATGGTGGAAAAGGAGCG GTAGATCTAGGGATTGCAGTCCAAAGAGCCTGTGAGAATGTTACACAACCATTGAAGTTTCTGTATCCTTTGGATTTTAGTATTAAAGAGAAGATAGAGGCAATAGCCAGGTCATATGGTGCAAGCGGTGTTGAATACTCAGAGCAG GCTGAAAAACAGATTGAGATGTACAGCAAGCAGGGGTTTTCTGGTCTGCCAATATGCATGGCAAAAACCCAGTATTCATTCTCACATAATGCTTCTGAGAAAGGAGCCCCCACCGGATTTGTCTTACCAATAAGGGATGTAAGGGCTAGCATTGGAGCCGGATTTATATATCCTTTGGTGGGAACAATGAGTACAATGCCGGGTCTTCCGACTCGTCCTTGCTTCTATGACATTGATCTTGACACCACCACCGGAAGGGTCATTGGTCTTTCTTGA